The genomic window GCGCTGTCCATGGCCGACAACGTGATGACCTTCCGCTACCTGATCAAGGAAGTGGCCATCGACGAGGGCGTGCGCGCGACGTTCATGCCCAAGCCGTTCGCCCAGTACCCCGGCTCGGCGATGCACACGCACATGAGCCTGTTCGAGGGCGAGGCGAACGCCTTCCACGATCCGGACGACCCGATCAACCTGTCGGACACCGCGCGGGCGTTCATCGCGGGCATCCTCGAGCACGCGCCGGAGATCAGCGCGATCAGCAACCAGTGGGTGAACTCCTACAAGCGGCTCATCCACGGCGGCGAAGCGCCGACCGCGGCCTCGTGGGGCCGGTCGAACCGCTCCGCGCTGGTCCGGGTGCCGATGTATACGCCGAACAAGTCCTCCTCGCGCCGCGTCGAGATCCGCAGCCCAGATTCCGCATGCAACCCCTACCTGACCTTCGCCGTGCTGCTGGCGGCCGGTCTGCGGGGCATCGAGAAGGGCTACACGCTGCCGCCGGAGGCCGAGGACGACGTGTGGTCGCTGACCGTGGCCGAGCGGCGCGCGATGGGCTTCCGTGAGCTGCCCGGCACGCTGGACGAGGCGCTGCAGGCGATGGAGCGCTCCGAACTGGTCGCCGAGACGCTCGGCGAGCACGTGTTCGACTTCTTCCTGCGCAACAAGCGCCGGGAGTGGGCGGACTACCGCAGCCAGGTGACGCCGTACGAGCTCAAGGAGTACCTCGGCCTCTGAGCACGGGGCAATTCTGGTACCGAAGGTATGTTTCCGCGGCGGCGAGTCCTTAGCGTCGAGCATGTAATTTGAGACCTATGGTCCGGCCACCGTCTGCTCGCTCGGCTGTCCCCAGCGTCGGACGGCTCGGCTTGCTCGAGCCCTCCGCCGCAGCCTCATTGCGCGAATTGGGCTGGGACAACGTCGAAGGTATTCCCGTGCTCTGGGCGTTGTCGCGCGCACCCGACGCCGACCTCGCGCTGAACACCCTGATCAAACTGCGCGAGCAGCTCGGGACCGATTGGGCGACACTGGATTCGGCGATCCGGGCGGAAACCTCGTTGCGGGGCAGGCTGTTCGCCTTGCTCGGCTCGTCCAGCGCGTTCGCCGATCACCTGGTCGCCGACCCGGCGGCCTGGCAGATCCTGCGCCGCAAGGGCCTGCCGACGCGCGACGAGTTGATCGCGGACCTGCTCGACACGGTCGACGCGGTGCCGGAGCAGGGACCCAATGCGGGGCCGTTGCTGTTCCGGGCCGGTCAGTCGGGTCCCGAGGTGGTCGCGCTGCTGCGCAAGCGGTATCGCGATCAGCTGATGCTGCTCGCGGCGCTCGACCTCGCCGCCACCGTCGAAAACGAGCCGGTACTTCCGTACCAGGTAGTCGGGCGGCACCTTACGGCCTTGGCGGACGCGGCGCTGACCGCGGCGCTCGCGGTGGCGGTGGCCCGGGTCTGCAGGGACGGGCCGGTGCCGGTGCGGCTCGCGGTGATCGCCATGGGCAAGAGCGGCGCGTGCGAGTTGAACTACGTCAGCGATGTCGACGTGGTGTTCGTCGCCGAGCCCGCCGACGCCACCGCGACCCGGTTGGCCGCCGAAATGATGAGCGTCGCCAGCGCTGCCTTTTTCGAGGTCGACGCGGCGCTGCGACCGGAGGGCAAGGCGGGCGCGCTGGTGCGCACGCTGGAATCGCATGTCGCCTACTACAAGCGGTGGGCGCGGACCTGGGAGTTCCAGGCGCTGTTGAAGAACCGGCCGATGACCGGCGACCTGGAACTGGGGGAGAAGTACCGGGACGCGCTGATGCCGATGGTGTGGACTGCCTCCGAGCGCCCCGACTTCGTGGCCGACGTGCAGGCGATGCGGCGACGGGTGGAAGACCTGGTCCCCGCCGATCTACGCGAGCGCGAGCTGAAGCTCGGACACGGCAGCCTGCGTGACGTCGAATTCGCCGTCCAGCTCCTGCAATTGGTGCACGGACGGGTCGACGAGTCGCTGCACGTGCAGGGCACCGTCGAGGCGTTGACCGCATTGGCCGCCGGTGGCTACATCGGCCGCGACGACGCCGCGAATCTCACCGCGTCCTATGAGTTCCTGCGTCTGCTCGAACATCGGCTCCAGCTGCAGCGGTTGCGGCGCACGCACACCCTGCCCGCCGCGGATGACGAGGAGGGCATGCGCTGGCTGGCCCGCGCCGCGCACATCCGGCCGGACGGCAGGCAGGACGCGGTCGGCGTGCTGGCCGCCGAGATCCGCCGAAATGCGGTGCGGGTGCGGCGATTACACGCCAAGCTGTTCTACCGGCCGCTGCTCGAATCGGTGGTCAAGATGGAGCCGGACGCGTTGCGGCTCAGTCCCGACGCGGCGATCCGGCAGTTGGCCGCGCTGGGTTACCAGGCGCCCCAGCACGCGCTCGGGCACCTGAAAGCACTCACCGGCGGGGTGTCGCGCAAGGGCCGAATCCAGGCGCTGCTGCTGCCGACCCTGCTCGAATGGCTCGGCGAGACACCGAATCCCGACGCGGGGCTGCTCGCCTACCGGCGGGTGTCCGAGGGGCTCGACGACCAGATCTGGTTCCTGCGCGAACTGCGCGACGAGGGCGCGATAGCGCAGCGGCTGATGATCGTGCTCGGCTCCTCGGAGTACCTGCCCGACTTGCTGATCAACGCGCCGGACACCATCCGGATGTACGCCGACGGGCCCGGCGGTCCGCTGCTGCTCAGCCCGCAGCCGGAAGACGTCGCGCGCGGCATCATGACCGCCGCGGCCCGCTACGACGATCCGAAACGTGCTGTGGCCGCGGCACGTTCGCTGCGCAGGCACGAGCTGGCCCGGGTCGCCTCGGCCGATTTGCTCGGGATGCTCGACGTGCAACAGGTCTGCCGGGCGCTGTCCTCGGTGTGGGTCGCGGTGCTGGAAGCCTCACTCGCGGCGGTGATCCGGGCGAGCGAGGCCGAATTGAGCGCCCCCGCACCCGCCGACCTCGCGGTGATCGGCATGGGCAGACTCGGCGGCATGGAGCTCGGCTACGGGTCCGATGCCGACGTGCTGTTCGTCTGCGATCCGCGCCCGGGTGAGGACGAGACCAAGGCCGTGAAGTGGGCGATCAACGTCGCCGACAAGGTGCAGCAATTGCTCGGCGCACCGAGCACCGACCCGCCGCTGCACGTGGATGCCGGGCTGCGCCCCGAGGGGCGCAACGGCGCGCTGGTCCGCACGCTGGCCGCCTATGCCGCCTACTACCAGCAGTGGGCACAGCCGTGGGAGGTGCAGGCGTTGCTGCGGGCGCACCAGGTCGCGGGCGATCAGCAGCTCGGACTGCGTTTCCTGCACACCATCGACAAGGTGCGCTACCCGGCGGGTGGCGTGTCGGCCGAAGCGGTGCGCGAGATCCGCCGGATCAAGGCTCGCGTCGACGCCGAACGACTACCGCGCGGGGCCAACCCCGCCACCCACACCAAGCTCGGTCGCGGCGGTCTCGCCGACATCGAATGGACCGTTCAGCTGATGCAGTTGCGCTACGCGCACGACGTCATCGGCTTGCACAACACCTCGACGCTGGAGTCGCTGAACGTCATCGAGCAGCACGAACTCCTCGCCGCCGCCGACGTCGCCCTGCTCAGGGACGCCTGGCTCACCGCGACCAAGGCTCGCAACGCACTGGTCCTGGTGCGCGGCAAACCCGCCGACCAGCTGCCCGGCCCCGGTCGCCTGCTCTCCGCCGTCGCCCGCGTCGCGGGCTGGCCCAACGACGACGGCAGCGAATTCCTCGACCACTACATGCGGGTCACCCGCAGAGCGAAAGCGGTGGTGGAGCGCGTCTTCGGGCAATAGGGCCGATCTCACAGACACTTTGCACGGGGCACAGATGGTGTATCACC from Nocardia iowensis includes these protein-coding regions:
- a CDS encoding glutamine synthetase family protein; the protein is MDRQKEFVLRTLEERDIRFVRLWFTDVLGYLKSVAIAPAELEGAFEEGIGFDGSAIEGFARVSEADMVARPDPSTFQVLPWATSKGHQHSARMFCDITMPDGSPSWADPRHVLRRQLNKAGDVGFSCYVHPEIEFFLLENGPQDGSQPTPADSGGFFDQAVHDSAPNFRRHAIDALESMGISVEFSHHEGAPGQQEIDLRYADALSMADNVMTFRYLIKEVAIDEGVRATFMPKPFAQYPGSAMHTHMSLFEGEANAFHDPDDPINLSDTARAFIAGILEHAPEISAISNQWVNSYKRLIHGGEAPTAASWGRSNRSALVRVPMYTPNKSSSRRVEIRSPDSACNPYLTFAVLLAAGLRGIEKGYTLPPEAEDDVWSLTVAERRAMGFRELPGTLDEALQAMERSELVAETLGEHVFDFFLRNKRREWADYRSQVTPYELKEYLGL
- a CDS encoding bifunctional [glutamine synthetase] adenylyltransferase/[glutamine synthetase]-adenylyl-L-tyrosine phosphorylase — encoded protein: MVRPPSARSAVPSVGRLGLLEPSAAASLRELGWDNVEGIPVLWALSRAPDADLALNTLIKLREQLGTDWATLDSAIRAETSLRGRLFALLGSSSAFADHLVADPAAWQILRRKGLPTRDELIADLLDTVDAVPEQGPNAGPLLFRAGQSGPEVVALLRKRYRDQLMLLAALDLAATVENEPVLPYQVVGRHLTALADAALTAALAVAVARVCRDGPVPVRLAVIAMGKSGACELNYVSDVDVVFVAEPADATATRLAAEMMSVASAAFFEVDAALRPEGKAGALVRTLESHVAYYKRWARTWEFQALLKNRPMTGDLELGEKYRDALMPMVWTASERPDFVADVQAMRRRVEDLVPADLRERELKLGHGSLRDVEFAVQLLQLVHGRVDESLHVQGTVEALTALAAGGYIGRDDAANLTASYEFLRLLEHRLQLQRLRRTHTLPAADDEEGMRWLARAAHIRPDGRQDAVGVLAAEIRRNAVRVRRLHAKLFYRPLLESVVKMEPDALRLSPDAAIRQLAALGYQAPQHALGHLKALTGGVSRKGRIQALLLPTLLEWLGETPNPDAGLLAYRRVSEGLDDQIWFLRELRDEGAIAQRLMIVLGSSEYLPDLLINAPDTIRMYADGPGGPLLLSPQPEDVARGIMTAAARYDDPKRAVAAARSLRRHELARVASADLLGMLDVQQVCRALSSVWVAVLEASLAAVIRASEAELSAPAPADLAVIGMGRLGGMELGYGSDADVLFVCDPRPGEDETKAVKWAINVADKVQQLLGAPSTDPPLHVDAGLRPEGRNGALVRTLAAYAAYYQQWAQPWEVQALLRAHQVAGDQQLGLRFLHTIDKVRYPAGGVSAEAVREIRRIKARVDAERLPRGANPATHTKLGRGGLADIEWTVQLMQLRYAHDVIGLHNTSTLESLNVIEQHELLAAADVALLRDAWLTATKARNALVLVRGKPADQLPGPGRLLSAVARVAGWPNDDGSEFLDHYMRVTRRAKAVVERVFGQ